The proteins below are encoded in one region of Oreochromis niloticus isolate F11D_XX linkage group LG6, O_niloticus_UMD_NMBU, whole genome shotgun sequence:
- the LOC102076422 gene encoding perforin-1-like — translation MAKLWHLLLLCWAWSPLCLPSSVSFIGTPEECEKAHFVPGYNLGGEGFDIVTMERKGAYVIDTETWKIGNGTCRMYHNGYMNGEKQKVPVAVVDWRTLPMCSLKVSSVVYDSVETLVNDSTSSVSNNWKIGLDIPVDPSVKVRVGFGGSHSRDSSFAMKKSKQDRYTFLHHSINCHYYGYRLATSPPLSQEFKSAVDSIPPYSSKTAPLYHNLIDTYGTHYITQVSLGGEIKATTAVRTCMATMNGLTDTDVSDCLSVEASACFANSARIKAEYEHCQRQKKKLGSNQSFSSSFNERRTEAIGGDIDGGDILFVGQSDPSVYKNWLISLKTIPDVVQYNLKPLHTILPLNHPARAGLKREVEQYIKKNAVLKKCSETCKIGHRSNVRDPCACVCNSNQNVKSNCCPAGKGFATLKVFKLYAEGLYGDRWTKTDGSVEVTYGDQKKRTDIIRNDDNPKWRETFEFGTITINMKDKLTFAVYDEDTYWNSDLLGKCSFDLRAGKVSDSCMLNHGTFFFSYIVECAPSLSGNQCQEYIPSPMSASLAEVFHTRNGVLLGEMGNKYEKPANE, via the exons ATGGCAAAGCTGTGGCACCTCCTGCTCCTGTGTTGGGCATGGAGTCCCTTGTGCCTTCCATCCAGTGTGAGCTTCATTGGTACACCAGAGGAGTGTGAAAAGGCTCACTTTGTCCCTGGTTACAACTTGGGTGGCGAAGGCTTTGACATTGTGACGATGGAGAGAAAAGGTGCCTATGTGATCGACACTGAAACATGGAAGATTGGAAATGGTACCTGTAGGATGTACCATAATGGTTACATGAATGGAGAGAAGCAGAAGGTCCCTGTTGCTGTGGTGGACTGGAGAACCCTGCCCATGTGCAGCTTGAAGGTCTCCAGTGTGGTCTATGACTCTGTTGAAACTCTTGTCAATGACTCGACATCATCTGTATCCAACAACTGGAAAATTGGCCTTGACATCCCGGTAGATCCTTCAGTAAAGGTTAGGGTTGGCTTTGGAGGTTCTCACTCAAGAGATTCTTCCTTTGCCatgaaaaagtcaaaacaagACCGCTACACCTTCTTACACCATTCTATCAACTGTCATTACTATGG CTACAGACTGGCAACAAGTCCTCCATTGAGTCAGGAATTCAAGTCGGCTGTGGACTCCATTCCCCCTTATTCCTCTAAAACTGCGCCCTTATATCACAATCTGATTGACACTTATGGAACACATTACATCACACAAGTGTCTCTTGGAGGTGAAATTAAAGCAACCACTGCTGTCAGGACCTGCATGGCTACAATGAATGGACTAACAGATACTGATGTTAGTGACTGTTTGTCAGTTGAAGCTTCAGCTTGTTTTGCAAATTCTGCCCGTATTAAAGCAGAGTATGAACACTgtcagagacagaaaaagaagttAGGGTCTAATCAAAGTTTCAGCAGTTCATTTAATGAGCGACGCACAGAAGCCATTGGTGGAGATATTGATGGAGGTGATATCCTCTTTGTAGGCCAATCTGACCCCTCGGTCTATAAAAACTGGCTCATTTCTCTTAAAACTATCCCTGATGTGGTCCAATACAACTTAAAGCCCCTACACACCATACTGCCATTAAATCATCCTGCCAGGGCGGGACTGAAGCGAGAAGTGGAGCAGTACATTAAGAAAAATGCAGTGCTGAAGAAATGTTCAGAAACCTGTAAGATTGGACACCGATCAAACGTAAGAGATCCTTGTGCTTGTGTCTGCAACAGTAACCAGAATGTCAAGTCAAACTGCTGTCCTGCTGGGAAAGGTTTTGCAACCTTAAAGGTGTTCAAACTTTATGCAGAGGGTCTGTACGGTGACAGGTGGACTAAGACAGATGGTTCAGTGGAGGTGACATATGGTGATCAGAAAAAGCGCACTGATATTATAAGAAATGATGACAACCCTAAATGGAGAGAAACATTTGAGTTTGGAACCATCACCATCAACATGAAAGACAAACTTACATTTGCTGTGTATGATGAGGACACTTACTGGAACAGTGATCTGTTAGGCAAGTGTTCATTTGATCTGCGAGCAGGGAAGGTGAGCGACAGCTGCATGCTGAATCATGGGACCTTCTTCTTTTCCTACATCGTAGAGTGTGCACCAAGTCTTAGTGGAAACCAGTGTCAGGAGTATATCCCCTCGCCCATGAGTGCGTCTTTGGCTGAGGTTTTCCACACCAGAAATGGGGTTCTTCTTGGAGAGATGGGGAATAAGTATGAGAAGCCAGCCAATGAGTGA